A stretch of the Vigna radiata var. radiata cultivar VC1973A chromosome 7, Vradiata_ver6, whole genome shotgun sequence genome encodes the following:
- the LOC106768246 gene encoding probable serine/threonine-protein kinase PIX7 isoform X1, translating to MKVVSMETEKKCGCWAVLKRGVRGACKPSASRDSANTIPRTSLVYDAATETRYLNASNRELCPPLEARLSSDNPDPPPQENKAACQLLQFSFQELKAATGNFRPDSILGEGGFGYVFKGWIEEDGTSPAKPGSGITVAVKSLKPDGLQGHREWVAEVDFLGQLHHSNLVKLIGYCIEDDQRLLVYEFMTRGSLENHLFRRTVPLPWPNRVKIALGAAKGLAFLHNGPEPVIYRDFKTSNILLDTEYNAKLSDFGLAKAGPQGDKTHVSTRVVGTYGYAAPEYVMTGHLTAKSDVYSFGVVLLEILTGRRSMDKKRPSGEQNLVSWARPYLADKRKLYQLVDPRLELNYSLKGVQKISQLAYSCLSRDPKSRPNMDEVVKALTPLQGLNDLAILSYHSRLSQQGRRKKKDGTPHITYTQSKSMRASPLNTSKQHR from the exons ATGAAAGTTGTGAGCATGGAGACAGAGAAGAAGTGCGGTTGCTGGGCTGTCCTTAAACGCGGTGTTAGAGGTGCGTGCAAACCTTCAGCTTCCAGAGACTCTGCTAACACTATCCCTCGTACTAGTCTCGTTTATGATGCAG CAACCGAGACAAGATACCTGAATGCTAGCAATCGAGAACTTTGTCCTCCCCTTGAAGCTCGATTATCTTCTGATAACCCTGATCCCCCACCCCAGGAGAACAAGGCTGCATGCCAGCTCcttcaattttcatttcaagAACTTAAAGCTGCAACTGGAAATTTCAGACCTGATAGCATTCTTGGGGAAGGTGGCTTTGGTTATGTTTTCAAAGGATGGATTGAGGAAGATGGAACCTCGCCAGCTAAACCTGGGTCAGGGATTACAGTGGCTGTCAAAAGCTTGAAGCCAGATGGCCTTCAGGGCCATAGAGAATGGGTG GCTGAAGTTGACTTTCTTGGACAGCTTCACCATTCTAACCTTGTGAAACTTATCGGATACTGCATTGAAGATGATCAGCGGCTTCTTGTTTATGAGTTTATGACCCGTGGAAGTCTAGAAAATCATCTATTCAGAA GAACCGTACCTCTCCCGTGGCCCAACAGGGTTAAGATTGCCCTTGGTGCAGCAAAAGGATTGGCCTTCCTCCACAATGGTCCAGAACCAGTCATTTATAGAGATTTTAAAACATCTAATATTTTGCTTGATACG GAGTATAATGCAAAGCTTTCAGATTTTGGTCTAGCAAAAGCAGGACCTCAAGGAGACAAAACACATGTTTCTACCAGAGTAGTTGGAACTTATGGTTATGCTGCTCCAGAATATGTCATGACAG GGCACTTGACTGCTAAAAGTGATGTTTATAGCTTTGGAGTTGTGTTGCTTGAGATACTAACAGGAAGAAGATCAATGGACAAGAAGCGTCCGAGTGGAGAGCAAAATCTTGTTTCTTGGGCTAGGCCATACTTAGCTGACAAGCGAAAGCTGTACCAGCTTGTGGATCCTCGCCTGGAGCTAAATTATTCTCTAAAAGGAGTGCAGAAGATTTCCCAGTTAGCTTATAGCTGCCTCAGCAGAGACCCTAAATCTCGCCCCAACATGGATGAAGTTGTGAAAGCGCTGACTCCATTGCAGGGGCTTAATGACCTTGCAATTTTGTCTTATCACTCTCGCTTGTCTCAACAAGGGAGACGGAAGAAGAAAGATGGAACTCCACACATCACATACACACAATCCAAGAGCATGAGGGCCTCTCCTTTGAATACCAGCAAGCAGCATCGGTGA
- the LOC106768246 gene encoding probable serine/threonine-protein kinase PIX7 isoform X2, which translates to MKVVSMETEKKCGCWAVLKRGVRATETRYLNASNRELCPPLEARLSSDNPDPPPQENKAACQLLQFSFQELKAATGNFRPDSILGEGGFGYVFKGWIEEDGTSPAKPGSGITVAVKSLKPDGLQGHREWVAEVDFLGQLHHSNLVKLIGYCIEDDQRLLVYEFMTRGSLENHLFRRTVPLPWPNRVKIALGAAKGLAFLHNGPEPVIYRDFKTSNILLDTEYNAKLSDFGLAKAGPQGDKTHVSTRVVGTYGYAAPEYVMTGHLTAKSDVYSFGVVLLEILTGRRSMDKKRPSGEQNLVSWARPYLADKRKLYQLVDPRLELNYSLKGVQKISQLAYSCLSRDPKSRPNMDEVVKALTPLQGLNDLAILSYHSRLSQQGRRKKKDGTPHITYTQSKSMRASPLNTSKQHR; encoded by the exons ATGAAAGTTGTGAGCATGGAGACAGAGAAGAAGTGCGGTTGCTGGGCTGTCCTTAAACGCGGTGTTAGAG CAACCGAGACAAGATACCTGAATGCTAGCAATCGAGAACTTTGTCCTCCCCTTGAAGCTCGATTATCTTCTGATAACCCTGATCCCCCACCCCAGGAGAACAAGGCTGCATGCCAGCTCcttcaattttcatttcaagAACTTAAAGCTGCAACTGGAAATTTCAGACCTGATAGCATTCTTGGGGAAGGTGGCTTTGGTTATGTTTTCAAAGGATGGATTGAGGAAGATGGAACCTCGCCAGCTAAACCTGGGTCAGGGATTACAGTGGCTGTCAAAAGCTTGAAGCCAGATGGCCTTCAGGGCCATAGAGAATGGGTG GCTGAAGTTGACTTTCTTGGACAGCTTCACCATTCTAACCTTGTGAAACTTATCGGATACTGCATTGAAGATGATCAGCGGCTTCTTGTTTATGAGTTTATGACCCGTGGAAGTCTAGAAAATCATCTATTCAGAA GAACCGTACCTCTCCCGTGGCCCAACAGGGTTAAGATTGCCCTTGGTGCAGCAAAAGGATTGGCCTTCCTCCACAATGGTCCAGAACCAGTCATTTATAGAGATTTTAAAACATCTAATATTTTGCTTGATACG GAGTATAATGCAAAGCTTTCAGATTTTGGTCTAGCAAAAGCAGGACCTCAAGGAGACAAAACACATGTTTCTACCAGAGTAGTTGGAACTTATGGTTATGCTGCTCCAGAATATGTCATGACAG GGCACTTGACTGCTAAAAGTGATGTTTATAGCTTTGGAGTTGTGTTGCTTGAGATACTAACAGGAAGAAGATCAATGGACAAGAAGCGTCCGAGTGGAGAGCAAAATCTTGTTTCTTGGGCTAGGCCATACTTAGCTGACAAGCGAAAGCTGTACCAGCTTGTGGATCCTCGCCTGGAGCTAAATTATTCTCTAAAAGGAGTGCAGAAGATTTCCCAGTTAGCTTATAGCTGCCTCAGCAGAGACCCTAAATCTCGCCCCAACATGGATGAAGTTGTGAAAGCGCTGACTCCATTGCAGGGGCTTAATGACCTTGCAATTTTGTCTTATCACTCTCGCTTGTCTCAACAAGGGAGACGGAAGAAGAAAGATGGAACTCCACACATCACATACACACAATCCAAGAGCATGAGGGCCTCTCCTTTGAATACCAGCAAGCAGCATCGGTGA
- the LOC106768247 gene encoding uncharacterized protein LOC106768247 isoform X1 translates to MSAIIVCGKRSALFQELPPKRIRCSSSSSPVRLSPSSLLHHLAAFFPDMDNHLLEKALEDCGNDIDSAIRSLNQLRLGVSTPPSLRSTPIASDATLQSQVGEGKYDAEVSASEDPVTGQNYPTNGAEWVELFVKEMMNASNMDDAKARASKMLEALEKSICMRTSVETERNFHQETTALKEQVEALVQENVILKRAICIQHERQKEYEDRDVELQQLKQLVSQYQEQVRALEVNNYALTMHLKQAEQSSSIPGRFHPDVF, encoded by the exons ATGTCTGCGATCATAGTGTGCGGGAAGAGATCAGCGCTGTTCCAAGAGCTTCCTCCAAAGAGGATCcgttgttcttcttcttcttccccgGTTCGCCTCTCTCCCTCTTCCCTCCTCCACCACCTCGCCGCCTTCTTCCCTGACATGGACAACCACCTCCTCGAGAAAGCCCTCGAAGATTGCGGCAACGACATCGACTCCGCTATCAGAAGCTTAAACCAGCTTCGCTTAGGAGTTTCAACACCTCCTTCTCTTCGTTCCACTCCCATTGCATCTGATGCTACTCTTCAATCGCAAG TAGGTGAAGGGAAATATGATGCAGAAGTTTCAGCTTCTGAGGACCCGGTTACTGGGCAAAATTATCCCACAAATGGTGCTGAATGGGTGGAGCTTTTTGTTAAAGAAATGATGAATGCTTCAAACATGGATGACGCCAAAGCTCGAGCATCAAAAATGTTAGAGGCTTTGGAGAAGTCAATTTGCATGAGAACAAGTGTTGAAACAGAGCGAAACTTCCACCAG GAAACTACGGCGTTGAAGGAACAGGTGGAGGCTCTTGTTCAAGAAAATGTGATTCTGAAGCGTGCTATCTGTATTCAGCACGAACGCCAGAAAGAATATGAAGACAGAGATGTAGAGTTGCAGCAATTGAAGCAATTAGTGTCACAGTACCAGGAACAAGTAAGAGCTTTAGAGGTAAACAATTATGCACTGACAATGCACCTAAAGCAGGCAGAGCAAAGCAGTTCCATCCCTGGGCGTTTTCATCCAGATGTTTTCTAG
- the LOC106768247 gene encoding uncharacterized protein LOC106768247 isoform X2 — translation MSAIIVCGKRSALFQELPPKRIRCSSSSSPVRLSPSSLLHHLAAFFPDMDNHLLEKALEDCGNDIDSAIRSLNQLRLGVSTPPSLRSTPIASDATLQSQGEGKYDAEVSASEDPVTGQNYPTNGAEWVELFVKEMMNASNMDDAKARASKMLEALEKSICMRTSVETERNFHQETTALKEQVEALVQENVILKRAICIQHERQKEYEDRDVELQQLKQLVSQYQEQVRALEVNNYALTMHLKQAEQSSSIPGRFHPDVF, via the exons ATGTCTGCGATCATAGTGTGCGGGAAGAGATCAGCGCTGTTCCAAGAGCTTCCTCCAAAGAGGATCcgttgttcttcttcttcttccccgGTTCGCCTCTCTCCCTCTTCCCTCCTCCACCACCTCGCCGCCTTCTTCCCTGACATGGACAACCACCTCCTCGAGAAAGCCCTCGAAGATTGCGGCAACGACATCGACTCCGCTATCAGAAGCTTAAACCAGCTTCGCTTAGGAGTTTCAACACCTCCTTCTCTTCGTTCCACTCCCATTGCATCTGATGCTACTCTTCAATCGCAAG GTGAAGGGAAATATGATGCAGAAGTTTCAGCTTCTGAGGACCCGGTTACTGGGCAAAATTATCCCACAAATGGTGCTGAATGGGTGGAGCTTTTTGTTAAAGAAATGATGAATGCTTCAAACATGGATGACGCCAAAGCTCGAGCATCAAAAATGTTAGAGGCTTTGGAGAAGTCAATTTGCATGAGAACAAGTGTTGAAACAGAGCGAAACTTCCACCAG GAAACTACGGCGTTGAAGGAACAGGTGGAGGCTCTTGTTCAAGAAAATGTGATTCTGAAGCGTGCTATCTGTATTCAGCACGAACGCCAGAAAGAATATGAAGACAGAGATGTAGAGTTGCAGCAATTGAAGCAATTAGTGTCACAGTACCAGGAACAAGTAAGAGCTTTAGAGGTAAACAATTATGCACTGACAATGCACCTAAAGCAGGCAGAGCAAAGCAGTTCCATCCCTGGGCGTTTTCATCCAGATGTTTTCTAG
- the LOC106767736 gene encoding calmodulin-like protein 3, producing the protein MDLSTLLLALLFIAGLINIFLQVPNNKITTPSPTAKKKELERVFSTFDKNGDGFVTKQELRESLRNIGILMTDKEVDDIVVKYDSNGDGLIDFEEFCLLTSECMGGKKEEDKEEEEEEEEEEISLKEAFDVFDKDKDGVISVEELALVLSSLGLKEGNKSEECREMIKKVDMDGDGMVNFNEFKRMMMKGAIN; encoded by the coding sequence ATGGATCTATCTACACTGTTACTGGCCCTGCTCTTCATTGCAGGTCTCATAAATATCTTCCTTCAAGTACCAAACAACAAGATTACCACTCCTTCACCAACGGCCAAGAAGAAAGAGCTTGAAAGGGTGTTTTCCACTTTCGACAAAAACGGTGACGGTTTCGTGACGAAGCAGGAGCTGAGGGAATCCCTGAGGAACATCGGAATCTTGATGACAGACAAAGAGGTGGACGATATTGTCGTGAAGTACGATTCCAACGGTGATGGCTTGATAGATTTTGAAGAGTTTTGCTTGTTGACAAGTGAGTGTATGGGagggaaaaaggaagaagataaagaagaagaagaagaagaagaagaagaagagattaGTCTAAAGGAAGCTTTTGATGTGTTTGACAAGGACAAGGATGGGGTTATTTCTGTGGAGGAGCTAGCTTTGGTGCTTAGTTCGTTAGGGTTAAAGGAAGGGAACAAGAGTGAAGAGTGCAGAGAGATGATTAAGAAGGTTGACATGGATGGAGATGGTATGGTCAATTTCAACGAGTTTAAGAGAATGATGATGAAGGGAGCAATTAATTAA